The DNA window CGTGGTGAGCGCCCGAGGAACGAGGGCAGTCGAACCACGGCCTCATCGCCGCCGCTCGGGACGAACGGGGAGGAACTGAAGACGGCTTCTCTTCCCCCCGCTTGGATCAGGCCTGCTCGCTGGCTTTGACGGTCTGGAACACTTCGAAGCCCTCGAACTTGGGCGGACCGAGGTAAACTTGCGCGCGTTTCGACTGGCCAGCATTGGCATGGGCTGCGCGGAAAGCCTCCGACTTGGTCCAGGCAGTGAAGTCCTCGCGCGAGCGCCACAGGGTGTGGGAGGCATAGAGCACGTGATCTTCCTCGGCCGGGCCGCGCAGCATCCGGAACTCGATGAAACCGGGCAGCCCGTCGAGGTGGCTTTCGCGCTCGAGCCAGATCTTCTCGAAGGTCTCGGTCGCGTCGGGACGCACCTTGAAGCGGTTCATGGCGATGAACATGTGGACAACTCTCCTGGTCAGCGAATGGAACCGGCTGTGGATAACTAGAGTGTCATCCGCCGGTGATCTGAAAATTGAAACGGCAACCCTGTTTCATTGCGACGCCGCTCCTTTCGA is part of the Halotalea alkalilenta genome and encodes:
- a CDS encoding antibiotic biosynthesis monooxygenase family protein; amino-acid sequence: MFIAMNRFKVRPDATETFEKIWLERESHLDGLPGFIEFRMLRGPAEEDHVLYASHTLWRSREDFTAWTKSEAFRAAHANAGQSKRAQVYLGPPKFEGFEVFQTVKASEQA